From the Glycine max cultivar Williams 82 chromosome 11, Glycine_max_v4.0, whole genome shotgun sequence genome, the window AGTCTACATATTGTTTCTCtatgtttataaatttatattgccTTGCAGGTTTCAATGTGGAGAAAGTTCagtataaaaatgttattttcacaGTTTGGGATGTTGGAGGACAAGAGAAACTAAGGCCACTTTGGAGGCACTATTTTAACAACACAGATGGCCTGGTGAGAATTAGTTTTCATGCCTTTTATCTCGGTGAAAGAAAAGTTATGCTGAGCTTGTTGTTTTTCGAAAAGTTCCTTCTTTCTCCATATCATTAATCAGTCCAGTAGGCTGGAAAGAAAGGTCTACAGGCACAAGGTAGCAAGGTTGATATATTTGTTGATGTGTGCATTTATGCAGATTTATGTTGTTGATAGCTTGGATCGTGAGAGAATAGGTAAAGCAAAGCAGGAATTTCAGGTATAACATCAAATTCACTTTCATATAtctgtttgtgtgtgtgttattccaaacaaaatttgaattgGTTCATGGATTACTTGCAGACAATCATAAATGACCCATTTATGCTCAATAGTGTCATCTTGGTGTTTGCCAACAAACAAGACCTGGTATGTGTTTGCTACTTTTTTATATGTGTTCTCTTAATTGCATGACCTGACATTAAGGTTATCTCTGTGACTGGAGATCACATAGGAGTCAAAACATGTAATTGGTTGACATTGTTTACTGAATATACCAAGAGGATGTCAGAAATTTGGATATGATACATATTACATTTTGGTTTTATATTACTCAATTCATTGAAATAATGAAAATCATATGAAATTAGTTAGAATGTCTCTGAATTGTTATTACTGCTATTTTAAATCTTGTGTTAGAATATAAAACTTTTCATGGGTTAGTTTGCACTTAACAACATTAGTTTTTAGGATCATAGAActcttaggattatggtatcaaaGCCTCTTTAGAACAACTGGTCAGAAATATGGTCCATGCTGGTCCTGTTCTTCATGATTAAATTTCAGCAAATGGAAAAAGTAAAACTCCATCTGTTGAGACATAAGACAACAACTCTAAAGATAACCAGAAGTAAACCATAAGGTCTTAAAGCCTTCTTCTCTTCATCCATACTCCAAATAGCCCTCCAGAACCATTCTTCAAAGCGTCTGACTCTGTCCACCCAACCTGTCTTCTCCTTAATGCCAATTGATATCGGTATTCCTTAATGAAAGATTTAGACAAATTTGTGCCATTCACATATAACCAACACTTCTAGTTTCATCTCATATAATGGTATAGAATTCAACATGTTTTGGATTAGTATATGGAgccatttttgttcttcttccTCTATTATGAGAGGATAATGATAATTGGATAAATTGCAGGCTTGTGTTTGCCCCTGCACAGTCACGAATTATTAACCTACACAGATTGATCGTTTAATGGGGAATGATCAGGTTGGAAATATTTTGCTAGATATGTACCAAGTTGATAGCTGAAGTTAACTTCTGGAAttgataaaatgtttttgcaAGAAATGTGTACCTAGCAGGTGGCAAATATGAacttttggaattgttttgttCTCTGCTGGTTTATTATGTGCTATataaagttattaattattaatatcctGTAATATAACAGACTTTTcctcttgaaaaaataatctcCACAAACAATCTGAGGTTTGCCTTGTGCTCTAGTTTGGTTATAATTGTTgatatttcctttttcttttgtagAGAGGGGCGATGACGCCAATGGAAGTATGTGAAGGACTAGGTCTCTTTGATCTAAAGAATAGAAAATGGCACATACATGGCACTTGTGCACTCAAGGGAGATGGTCTTTATGAGGGCCTGGAC encodes:
- the LOC100791271 gene encoding ADP-ribosylation factor-like protein isoform X2 gives rise to the protein MGQAFRKLFDTFFGNTEMRVVMLGLDAAGKTTILYKLHIGEVLSTVPTIGFNVEKVQYKNVIFTVWDVGGQEKLRPLWRHYFNNTDGLIYVVDSLDRERIGKAKQEFQTIINDPFMLNSVILVFANKQDLACVCPCTVTNY
- the LOC100791271 gene encoding ADP-ribosylation factor-like protein, producing MGQAFRKLFDTFFGNTEMRVVMLGLDAAGKTTILYKLHIGEVLSTVPTIGFNVEKVQYKNVIFTVWDVGGQEKLRPLWRHYFNNTDGLIYVVDSLDRERIGKAKQEFQTIINDPFMLNSVILVFANKQDLRGAMTPMEVCEGLGLFDLKNRKWHIHGTCALKGDGLYEGLDWLASTLKERKAAGYSSIGTSSF